CGGTGCCGTGGCCGTAGTCCAGCCCGTGTTCCCACAGCGGTGCGCGAGCGATGGCGTCCAGCATCGGCGACAGCGTGCCGCGCGGGAAGCGGGTGCGTGACAGCGCCACCATGCCCTTGAGCACCAGGGTGTAGTCGCGCCGCTGGGCATCGGTCGGCGTGCCGATCGGCCAGACGCGGGTGATGTCGGTGGTGCCGCCGAGGTACTGGCCGCCGGAGTCGATCAGCAGCAGGCCCTGGCCCTCGATGGCGGCATGCGAGTCGGCGGTGGCCCGGTAGTGCGGCATCGCGCCGTTGGCGTTGAAGCCGGCGATCGTCGGGAAGGACAGGCCCATGAAGCCCGGCTGCTGCGCGCGCTCGGCGGTCAGCCATTCGTCCACCGTCAGCTCGGTCAGCCGCTCACCGCGGGCCAGCGCGGCCTCGAAGCGGGCGTAGAAGCGGCACATCGCCACCCCGTCCTCGACCATGGCCTGGCGCACGAAGGCGGCTTCCTCCGCCGTCTTGCGGCTCTTGGCCAGCGTGCTCGGGTTGATCGCCTCGACCACCCGAGCGCCGTCGGCCACCGACTGGCGCAGGCCGTGGGTGATGCGCTTCGGGTCGACCAGCAGCACCGCGCCGGACGGCAGCGACGCCAGCGCCCGCGGCGCCTCGGCGTAGTCGCTCACGGTGACGCCGTCGGCCGCCAGGTCGGCCTGCAGGTCGGCGGGCACCTTGGCCGGCGAGGTGAACAGCACGGCGTTGTCCAACCCGACGAGCAGGTGGGCCAGGAACACCGGGTTGTGGTCGACGTCGGCGCCGCGCAGGTTGGTGATCCAGGCGATGTCGTCGACGGTGGAGACGAAGTGGTGGCTGGCGCCGTGGCGGGCCATCGCCTCGCGCAGTTGGGCCAGCTTCGCGGCGCGCGTCACCGCCGCCTGCGGCGGCCGGTGGGCGTAGACCGGTTCGGTGGGCAGGGTGGGACGGTCGGGCCACACCGCGGTCAGCAGGTCGAGGTCGGTGCGCAGGCCG
The sequence above is a segment of the Aquabacterium sp. J223 genome. Coding sequences within it:
- a CDS encoding aminopeptidase P family protein, whose product is MDTATSPARLRLQAVRDALSREGLQALLVPSSDPHLSEYLPGRWQGREWLSGFTGSMGTLVVTHEQAALFADSRYWSQADLQLAGSGIDLVKVPNGALVHLTDWVTARLKAGDTLAVDGQVLGLATAQQLAATLAAAGVGLRTDLDLLTAVWPDRPTLPTEPVYAHRPPQAAVTRAAKLAQLREAMARHGASHHFVSTVDDIAWITNLRGADVDHNPVFLAHLLVGLDNAVLFTSPAKVPADLQADLAADGVTVSDYAEAPRALASLPSGAVLLVDPKRITHGLRQSVADGARVVEAINPSTLAKSRKTAEEAAFVRQAMVEDGVAMCRFYARFEAALARGERLTELTVDEWLTAERAQQPGFMGLSFPTIAGFNANGAMPHYRATADSHAAIEGQGLLLIDSGGQYLGGTTDITRVWPIGTPTDAQRRDYTLVLKGMVALSRTRFPRGTLSPMLDAIARAPLWEHGLDYGHGTGHGVGYFLNVHEGPQSISKAVPEATMAMEPGMITSNEPGLYRPGRWGVRIENLVLNVPVDTPEHGAFGEMLAFETLTLCPIDTRCLEPGLLRPDELDWLNAYHAVVRERLAPRLQGESLAWLQARTAPR